From the genome of Pseudoliparis swirei isolate HS2019 ecotype Mariana Trench chromosome 14, NWPU_hadal_v1, whole genome shotgun sequence:
AGTTGGGAGTCTGCAGCAGCTCTTTGAAGACGAGGCCGTTCGCCTCGTTCTTTGCACCTGCGtcgaaaagagaagaaacagaaacaTGTCCAATGTCACTCGGTATTTGCCAAACAGGGAAGTAACGCTGCAGTTTTAGACTCCGTCTGACCACCACACGCCGTCCCTCTTCTCCCGACGCatgcaaacaggaagtcaggaaaAAATGTCGAACCGATTGTGGTTTCACAGAACTTCTCATCCGCCACCTCGCTGGCGATGTTGGCGCCCATCAGGACGCTGACCTCAATCTCCAGTTTCTCCCGGATGATGTCCGAGATGAGCTTGAGTCCCTCCGGCCCCTCATCGATACCCTGGAGGGCGAGAACCAAGAAGCGGTGATAATCTGCATGTTGCGCAACTACAAAGTCAGGTGACGATATTTCCCCTTTTCGGCTGCCGAAGGAAAGACGACGCGAAGAGCAATAATAACAGGATCTTACTTTGATGAGCGATATCCCGATGGTTCCCTCCATGATGTGAGGTTTTATCTGGTCACACAGTTTGCTGATGAATTGGTGAGGGATGACGAAGACCAGGATCTTTGCTCCTTTGACAGCTTCTGTGATTTCTGGAATCGCGACCTAGAGATATACAGTCGTAGTGGCAGATTAGTCAACATATACTTTTATCCTGCCCACTTTTTCTATCCTATTAATCTAATAAAAAGACCAAGAAaattaatctttaaaaaaaagacatgatcAGAAATCAGAATAGACCCCTGGAAATGTAGCAtcttatattttttctttatggacatccataacaataacaaaaaaacaactataTGAACAAATATATGACAAATAACTGAGTCAATTGTTAAATTATACAAGTAATTAAGTAATGTTTACTTTTTCGACCAAATTGTGAATGCAGATAACAGGAGAAACATCTCGATATCTTGTGACAAATACAgcactaaacaacaacaaaatggagGATATTATTCATCATACACACATCGATAAGTATCATGAAACACTATTTCTCTCCTCGGCATCTCTGCTCAAACACTTTTTATTTCGTGCCATTTAATGAGGTGAGCAGAACTTAATCTCACCACATTCCGGGGCAGAGTGTGGCCTGGTAGGTATTTGACATTTTGGTGCTCCGTGTTGATGATCTCTGTGAGCTTCTTCCCATCGATCATCTCTTCATAAACCCACATGTTCACTATGGGGTTGAACCGGTTAGATGCTTTCACATTGCGACCGATTATTTTGGCAATGGAAGAGCCCCTGGAGGgagtaaagaacacaaacactGTAGGAGCAACACTCCACACAGGATTGTAGGAGACTAAAACATGTCAGAACAGGTGGGAAAGCATTGTTCTGGTGGAAATGGAACACATCAAACCACTACTGGAACAatgtgatgacgtcatgctgATACACTGGCAGGCAAACACCCATAACAGTGACAAAACGCTCATTATTACTCAGGCATCAAAGTAATCGATCTATAAAACATGATCATGCTGCAACAGAATTGTGCAAAAATCCGCGTTCACTTCAGTTCTTGCAACATTTACcgaaagataataataattagatgaAAGATGCATTCATAAGAGAGTTGTAATTACCAGTTTCCAGATCCCACGATGCAGACTTTCATTGCGGGCATTTTGAACTTGGCAGAGTCTGTATTGTTGTTCTTGTTATTCACCGTGTATTACAACTTCCTCATACGCCCTATGTTTTCACAACCGGCTCACTCCTCCCCTCTCGCCCTTTCAGCGGAGGGAACCACGCGTTACCGCACTGCAACAAGTATCACAGCCATTTTAACGCTTTCAAACAAATAATATTATTTCCAAATTGTACAGGGTTTACACCATGTTAAATGTAGGAAGTGAGTGAACAGAAATAAGGAAGGAAAATCTAATGTACCACGCGTTTTACCGATCATCTATTGTTAAGTGTTGGCTTAGCCTACCGACGTCAAGACAGTACACTTTCCGGTGTacatgtttttcaaaataaaacaataacggTGATGATATTCGCTCCTGTTTTGCTACACAcagcataaacaaacaaacaaattcacAAATTAATAATTAGACAATGTACTGTAAGCAATAATTCAACGTTACGTTAACAGTTGTATAGAAAGCAGTGTTGCAGTGTACGTGTACTTTATTGTGAAGGATGAAACTGAAACAGTAAAAGAGGGAAATGTTCTCCGAGtgtatgtgaataaataaaatatagtggttacttatttttttacaaattgtcTAAAAGTTTAGTTTTTACATATTGGAGGAATCTTACTATTTGTAAACCTTTAAATTAAATCGAAAATTAATCGAAACACGGAAGTTGCGCTCGTGAGATAGTCACGTGACTGGTTTCCTGCCAAAGCAGTAAATATCAGGCGAGCTAGCAGGCACAGAAGGCTACTCCCTGTCACTGTTGACCATGCTTTTTCAAACGCTATTCAACTTAACAGTCCACATCAGTTGGGTTACGTTTCCATAAGGGATGAACCGTCACCACGCGTCATAAGGAAAGACTCGTACAGTTAATCAAATCTGTGGTGACCTAGCTTAGCTTCACAGGCGTCTAACGAAAGGCTCCGTTGCTGGTGACTATGCAAGCGGAGACCGCGGCGGTTCGAGTCCCAGAAAACGAAGGGAAACTGGATGTGTTGCCCCAGACAAGGACCCCCAGCTCGGGACGAGCAAGTGCCAAAAGCTGGCAGTACAGGTGGGTGACTGTCACCGTAACGTTACATTTAAGCTGCTTTGTTTACCTGGACGGTTGCGACATATGCATACAATGTTTGGACTGTCCACTATATGACCGATTTGATCTTTAGTTTATGATCCTGTTTGCTTTCTAACAGATAAGACAGCAAATCTGTGATAAGGCTAATTGAtttgtgtgcgcgcgtgcgcgtgcgtgcgtgtctaTACACTCAGTCAAAGCATTTTAACACGTGTTCTTTATCTCCCTTGATCATCTTTCATGGCAGTGATCACATGGAGAATATTGATGGCTACTTGATGAAATACACCAACCTTGTGACAGGGTGGCAATACAGGTGAGTTGTGTAAAAATGTTTAGTGTCCCAATCTAGAAACTCTTATCAGACCCTTTCTGCCAGGTTATGTTGTAATCCAATCCAACGCCACGTAACCGTCAGAGCGTGTGTTTGCTTCCAGGTTCTTTGTGTTGAACAATGATGCGGGCTTGCTGGAGTACTTCGTCAACGAGCAGTCTCGGCCCCAGAAGCCCCGCGGGACGCTCCCCCTGGCGGGGGCCGTCATCTCCCCCAGCGACGAGGACTCCCACACCTTCACCGTCAACGCCATCAGCGGGGAGCAGTACAAGCTCCGGGGTGGGTGAGGTTTATGCTTACGAGTCCACAGACCAGAGTACGTCGTGTGCTCCTCTCTGAGCTTCCACGAATCGAGCTGTTCACCTTGTTGCTTGtcagcctttttttcttcttctctttttttctcctgtcaTCACCATCCATCAGGTTCACGCGATATTGatctggatgttttttttccattatCTGCTGCTGGTGATGCAGAAGCGCTCGGGGAATCGATCATCGTAGTAGAGTAAGATGGGTTTGagctctttgtttttttttccccttctttaaTTTGTTTCTCAGCCACCGATGCCAAAGAGAGACAGCACTGGGTGAGTCGACTGCAGATCTGCACCCAGCACCACACGGAGGCCATGGGCAAGGTAAGACGTGCTAAATATTACACATATACAGAGATGTTATGCACATaataagaaaaaacatttactgTTTTGATTAAATGTTAGTCAATGCAAACATGTTGTTTATCAGTGTATGATATCCCTTTATTGGCTGTTTGTGTGATGCATTTAAATTAGAGGGCAGAGCAGAAACCTGTGCAGCTGAGAAATATTAATGTCTATCTAAAAATGAATCCGGTTTGACCCTGTTTTGAAGCGCAGTAATCGCTGTTATTGATCTGGATATTGATCGCCGCTGCCCACATTGAATGGTCTTGAGATGTACAGAAGTCCCCGAAGCGCTCTTTCTTTCCCCTCAGAATCCATCTGTTAGGAGTTGCACATCTTTTGTTAGAGAATGACGAGATGGgactttttttgcactttagcAGACTAATCCTCCACCCAAGTCCCGGAGCTACTCGATGGCGTCTCAAGGCAGCGGCAGCTCTCCCATGTCGATACGCCGGCCCAGCCAAAACCCCAACACCTTATTCGGCTGGTCGCAGTTAAACAAGGGCTCGTCGCTCTACTCCAGCAAGAGGTCCCTGGTGCCGGACCACCTGATGGACGCCAGAGAGGTACAGCCGGCCAGAGCACCGCTGGCATGTCAACTGAGTTATGTGTTGGAAGAATAGTAACAAAATAACTGTTTTGAAGATGGTAGAGGAAAAATGTCTTTCTGCTCTTTATATTGGAGATGAGATTAAGGAAATCACACTTCCTGGAAGAGACATGAGCTCAACCTACATCTGTCGTGAAATCAAGAACATCTGATCCAATCAAAATGCTGTTAAATCTGGGAAGTGTGGTGACGCATTTGTTACGCAACCAAGCTGCAGCCAGAAACGTCTCCACAATCCTCCTCCCACATGTCGGCATAGATGCGCACAAACGTACAGAGGGAGCATTGttatgatttatatattttaaatataagacTCCTCTTCACTTTTACCTATTTGTGTAATgcacactgaccaccagggggcgcagCTCTTTTCCTTAACATCAgtgtgcagcaacacactggatcaatcatgtttttattcatctattgattcttcttctcttctcccttCAAACAATGCAGTCATTAATTATTTACTAATCAGAACTCGGcagtcatttaaatgttttagatTATTAATGCTCGAGCTGAATCACATTCGTTGACAATTTGACAAATGCTGATTCACAAGATAAAAATAACATCCATTTAGTTGCTCAATGTTTTTAGCACACAGGAAGGATAGAGGGTATTAGAATCTTCTATATGTGTTCATGTTATAGTTTAACAACATGAATTTCTGTGCATTGATAATTAAAAAAGGAAGCCATGTTAAGAgattttaaatgaatttaaaCAAAGTACCTCCACAGATGAACTTTATAACCCACAGATTGCATTATATAACCGAACTCTCCTCGTGATCCCCTCCCAGATGATGACCCAGGCCCAGGGCCAACAACGAGACCTAATCCAGAGCATCGAGGGCCTGCCTCCCGCCGCCGGCTTCTCCCCTCTAGACCAGGATCTGCTGATGCTCAAGGCCACCTCCATGGCCACCATGAACTGCCTCAACGAGTGCCTGCACATCCTGCACCTGCAGCAGGTGGCCAGGCAGAGGGGCTCCCTGGGAGGTcagtggggggtgggggcacTGTGCATATAGTGAATCTGAATACGGTGATTTACATGCAGGTTATTCCAACATTCCAGTCAAGGGGAACAAAGTGAACCTGAGCGTTCCTGCTCTTCCCACTGCAGAGGAAGTGTTGTGGTCTTCTCAATGAGCCGCCTCTGTGAGGCAAGCTGTCGGTTAACTGAGGCCACAACAAATCATAGTCTTGTATATGCAGGCCTGCACCCAATCTAACACAAGCGCCGGCCTCACAGTGGAATTATTCTGCATTATTGATGGGGAACTGTGCCTATTCTTACCACCTGTCTCTGTAATGAGATCTCCGATGGTTAAAACGTCCACTTGGCAACGCTTTGTTGACAGATTTCAGTTCTACATCTGCCTAATGTTCCAGTTTTGGAGAGAACCCAAAGTGCTACGGCAATCCTTTCTCTTCAGGAAGGTTTGAAATTCAACGACCAGCTAATGTCCCACTTTTTCACAGCAGATCTCATTACTCGATGTATATTTCATTAGGCCGGAATCGAAGCCTCCGCCAATCGGATAAAACTCCCGACGCACGCGGTGAATTTGAATGAGATCCGTCCGCCTTTTTAAACGTACGTTAAAACAAATGCCCTCGCCATACGTGGAGGGTTTAGCCAATCAGAGCATGGGGCTGTGTCCTGCTGGCGGGGCCAAAGTGTCCTGATACCTGGTCTGCCGGAAGGGTTGGGTTACACTCTGTCTCGGACAGCCGTCAGCAGCCAGGTGGTTGTGTGGCGACAGGTGGAGCAGAGCTGCGCCTGTGAGTGAGTGTCAGGGGGTcttgggagggagggggcatCGTACCATGACCACCTCTAAACCCGCCGCCTTGCGCTCCCCGTCCACGGCAGGACCCACCATCGAGTGGTTGGAGCCCAAGCTGCCCGACATCCTGAAGAACGGCAGCGGCTCGCTGGGGGAGGACCCGCTGGAGGGGGGCGGGCTGGAGCTCAGCAGCCCCGAGTCCTGCAGCTTCTCTGGGGTAAGACCAAGGGAATGACACCCTCTGGGATCAGTTGTACCAACCTGTCATCAGGAAGTAGATGCATTATTTCCCTTTTCTGAATCGGCTATAAACTTTATTggtaatgtttttgttgttgttgcttttaaaaaaaaaaaaaaaatggtctaGCAGTTGTGCAATCTCAAGAGGTTCATTCAAGCAGGTTGTTGAttatcctcccctcccctccctccctcaggagcaggaagacaTCGACGCGGAGGATGAGGCCGAGGACTCCTTCAccgacaaggaggaggacctgggtgctgtggaggaggagcgcaGCGTCATCCTACACCTGCTGTCCCAGCTGAAGCTGGGGATGGACCTCACGCGGGTGGGTCGAGTTACTGAAACACGTTCCGCCAACACAAGTGTTCGATAAGTTTTTCTATCATATATTTCAAATCTTATTGGATTATGtacattttcacaaaagagGATATTTGGGATAATTTTCTATTTTTAGCAACTGATT
Proteins encoded in this window:
- the LOC130204642 gene encoding oxysterol-binding protein-related protein 11-like isoform X1; protein product: MQAETAAVRVPENEGKLDVLPQTRTPSSGRASAKSWQYSDHMENIDGYLMKYTNLVTGWQYRFFVLNNDAGLLEYFVNEQSRPQKPRGTLPLAGAVISPSDEDSHTFTVNAISGEQYKLRATDAKERQHWVSRLQICTQHHTEAMGKQTNPPPKSRSYSMASQGSGSSPMSIRRPSQNPNTLFGWSQLNKGSSLYSSKRSLVPDHLMDAREMMTQAQGQQRDLIQSIEGLPPAAGFSPLDQDLLMLKATSMATMNCLNECLHILHLQQVARQRGSLGGPTIEWLEPKLPDILKNGSGSLGEDPLEGGGLELSSPESCSFSGEQEDIDAEDEAEDSFTDKEEDLGAVEEERSVILHLLSQLKLGMDLTRVVLPTFILEKRSLLEMYADFMSHPDLFVTITDGGSPEDRMVRFVEYYLTSFHEGRKGAIAKKPYNPIIGETFHCSWKVPRRPDAPEEPPQESPDPPASSQDPYLVRFVAEQVSHHPPVSGFYAECQERRMCVNTHVWTKSKFMGMSIGVSMIGEGCLYLLEHDEEYTFTLPCAYARSILTVPWVELGGKVNINCAKSGYSAVITFQTKPFYGGKLHKVTGEVKHNATNAVVCRVQGEWNGVLEFSYTSGETRVVDVTKLPVSKKSVRPIEKQGPTESRCLWQHVTEALRQKDIENATEHKRILEERQRTEERHRAETETAWRTRYFDREGEGWVYHKPLWKTSAPNS
- the LOC130204642 gene encoding oxysterol-binding protein-related protein 11-like isoform X2, with amino-acid sequence MQAETAAVRVPENEGKLDVLPQTRTPSSGRASAKSWQYSDHMENIDGYLMKYTNLVTGWQYRFFVLNNDAGLLEYFVNEQSRPQKPRGTLPLAGAVISPSDEDSHTFTVNAISGEQYKLRATDAKERQHWVSRLQICTQHHTEAMGKTNPPPKSRSYSMASQGSGSSPMSIRRPSQNPNTLFGWSQLNKGSSLYSSKRSLVPDHLMDAREMMTQAQGQQRDLIQSIEGLPPAAGFSPLDQDLLMLKATSMATMNCLNECLHILHLQQVARQRGSLGGPTIEWLEPKLPDILKNGSGSLGEDPLEGGGLELSSPESCSFSGEQEDIDAEDEAEDSFTDKEEDLGAVEEERSVILHLLSQLKLGMDLTRVVLPTFILEKRSLLEMYADFMSHPDLFVTITDGGSPEDRMVRFVEYYLTSFHEGRKGAIAKKPYNPIIGETFHCSWKVPRRPDAPEEPPQESPDPPASSQDPYLVRFVAEQVSHHPPVSGFYAECQERRMCVNTHVWTKSKFMGMSIGVSMIGEGCLYLLEHDEEYTFTLPCAYARSILTVPWVELGGKVNINCAKSGYSAVITFQTKPFYGGKLHKVTGEVKHNATNAVVCRVQGEWNGVLEFSYTSGETRVVDVTKLPVSKKSVRPIEKQGPTESRCLWQHVTEALRQKDIENATEHKRILEERQRTEERHRAETETAWRTRYFDREGEGWVYHKPLWKTSAPNS
- the LOC130204474 gene encoding glycerol-3-phosphate dehydrogenase 1-like protein → MPAMKVCIVGSGNWGSSIAKIIGRNVKASNRFNPIVNMWVYEEMIDGKKLTEIINTEHQNVKYLPGHTLPRNVVAIPEITEAVKGAKILVFVIPHQFISKLCDQIKPHIMEGTIGISLIKGIDEGPEGLKLISDIIREKLEIEVSVLMGANIASEVADEKFCETTIGAKNEANGLVFKELLQTPNFRITVVEESDTVELCGALKNIVAVGAGFCDGLGFGDNTKAAVIRLGLMEMVAFAKLFCKGQVSSDTFLESCGVADLITTCYGGRNRKVAEAFVVTSKSIVELEAEMLNGQKLQGPQTSAEVYKFLQKKDLVNKFPLFSAVYHICFEGKEVKEFITCLQNHPEHI